The sequence cacaAAAACAAGACCATTGCCCGTCcaggtaaaaaaatacaaaaatgttctGCTGcgataccaaggtcacataacaggaggcccaaaatcgacattgccCTTCGTTTTCCTgtcacctaccaacataccaaatatcatcgtaatccatcgagaggttcttgagttatgcttacTACAAAactggtccggaaacacaaacataaacacacacagacagacacatatacacacagacacagacacacacaaaactatatcttgattttttatggagataactACGACTACAACTAGAGTTCTGCAACCTCATACCTCCTTGAAATAGTTAGTTCTTTTgtaaattttatgcaaatgacgtacATAGTTACATCATTCATACATGGATATCCACTTCAACTAATTTACACATTGTCACAAGTATAACAttctcatcatttatcactaagAGGTTTTGCCATTTTGTGTCAATTACCAATTAAGTATTGATCCCATATGATGTAAATATCCGCCTGATACCTTTAGACATCCCTTTCATATATGGCATGACGACAAAGTATAGTAAGTTCGTACCCTTGCTGTTCCGGTTCTACTTGGAGTTACTGTGCCATTGGGGTTTGGGAGTGCAGTACCCTTCTCTGTTACTCATGTTGGATATGCACACTTTCCCACCGCCTCTGTGATGTGAAGTTTCTCGTCCCCTTTGTCTTGTGGATCAGTTAtaattttgtgttggaaattgctacagaatgacttctacaaagtacacagatgaactttcaagtgaagactTGACATAAGTTAtcacaaaaaataaaatattaatTTAAAAGAATTAGAAGTCCTAAATTGAGCATAGAAACAGGAAGATCAAATGTTTGAGGACGGGATATGTAAGACTTTATTAGTAAGTAGTTTATGATATGCTGTCCTGTATTAACAGTGCAGGGATTGCACATGTTAGAATATACATTTGGTCCCCTAATTATCCATACCGGTACAAAGACGACagatgtgtatatatattacatagtTTTCATACCCTTCCCGTTTATCGGCCTATTGTTAAAGATATAACTGATTCCAAAAACGAGACCAAGGCATCTGTATATGACAATATATTGTGAGCCTTGCATTGACAATGACAAAATCACTGAGTTATTAGTGTAATAGGCTGTAGTAAATGGAATAGATTAGTCGCTGAAATTGTCATGATTAAAAGTTAGTTGTTTCCGTACATTGTGCCTTGTGAAATTGTCAGACACTTTTTTGGATTAATTCATAAAGTAACTATCGGAACTGACAATTCAGTATAAACTACCGCGGGATTGCACAGAGCTTGAACGGATGCGGGGCCAACGTCACACGATATACGCCGTCAGCGTTGGAAggaggagcgccctctggcgtctGGAAGGTAAAGGACTGTAGCAAGGTagagaagaacaggaaaagttCCATCCTGGCCAGCTGCTCACCAAGACACACACGTCGGCCTGGAAATAAACAATGCTTAGTAGTAAGATTAGGAACACGTAAAATAGAGCAGAAAGTCTATTTACAAAAAGTATAATTACTGTGGCGAAATATGTGCAACAATAACATATTTGATAGTCCGGATAATCACCTCCTGAAAAGGGCAGGAAAGACTCGGGCTTGTTGAGGACATTCCCTTCCGCGTCAAGAAACCTTTCGGGGTCAAATCGGTCCGGATCAGGCCAGTAGGCGGGGTCCAGGTGGAGGGAATACAGGTTTATCATTATCTGAGGAAACCAAGGAGAAAAAGAAATCACAAACACAATATATCGAAATAAAAAGTACATCATCATCTCGACGTACAAAGAGGTCACTGGATAACATGATTAACATTCAGCCAAATGGCTGTAAACGAAGAAATCATTTGTGCAACAATGCAGAAAGATTGTGTTTTAAAACATGTAACTTATCATACCCGAGTTCCTTTAGGAATATCAAATCCCTGCACTGTCGTGTCCTGCGTCGTGGCGTGAAAAAAGAAAGGAGCAACACTGCGGATCCTCATGACCTCCAGCAGGCAGGCATTCACGTAGGGCAGCTGGGAACGGTGGGACAGGGTGGGCAGACACTCACCAACAACGGTATCAAGCTCCTCTTGTACCTGTTGGGATGAAATTGCACCGATGATAAattcaaaacaatttcaaagtcaGAAGAAAAGCGCAAGATATCTTGTTATATTTGTCCAATCCTCCAGGAGCAAACAAGGAAACATTTCGAGGAAACAAAATTGCTTAAAAGTACCTTATCTTGGATGTCAGGGTTCAAAGTCATGTAGAGTAGACTCCACAGCAGTGTGTTGGCGGTTGTCTCAGTTCCTGCCATGAAAAGATCCTCGGCCATGTACACGACGTTCTCCTC comes from Branchiostoma lanceolatum isolate klBraLanc5 chromosome 2, klBraLanc5.hap2, whole genome shotgun sequence and encodes:
- the LOC136426736 gene encoding cytochrome P450 2U1-like, producing the protein MAFGKRYDYEDETFRELSEAVFTVTEKATAGLVINVFPLLRFVPVVNRAYIGVLKANFKVQNEIRKEISRHLEKLDRENPRDFIDFCLLELEQQKCVDGLTEENVVYMAEDLFMAGTETTANTLLWSLLYMTLNPDIQDKVQEELDTVVGECLPTLSHRSQLPYVNACLLEVMRIRSVAPFFFHATTQDTTVQGFDIPKGTRIMINLYSLHLDPAYWPDPDRFDPERFLDAEGNVLNKPESFLPFSGGRRVCLGEQLARMELFLFFSTLLQSFTFQTPEGAPPSNADGVYRVTLAPHPFKLCAIPR